The following proteins are encoded in a genomic region of Bosea beijingensis:
- a CDS encoding TRAP transporter permease, whose product MTTTAETDQLETLSGAKPGEVEHADLDNFEHGFPPGFGPGAWGVFAYGLALAFAGFQIAVSAWNFLPSQAARGVHVGFLLLLSFGLIANFRAKDTPGRLLGWALGILGFGIGLYQWIFYADLILRDGDPSTLDLVVGTLLIVLIFEAARRLMGNALPIMCGVCLLYWFFGQYLPSPFNHRGYGFDQIIGHLSFGTEGFYGTPIYVSATYIFLFIVFGSFLEKAGMIHLFNDVSLGIFGGARGGPAKVAVVSSGMMGMISGSGVANVVTVGQFTIPLMIKFGYRRAFAAGVEATASMGGQIMPPVMGAVAFIMAETLGVPYAEIVKAAAIPAVLYFASAFWMVHLEAGKYGLRGIERSMLPSPLKALRERWYLALPLAVLVFMLFHGFTPLFAGTMGLALTVGLLLGAGITAGFSTQTLRIIFWVGLGLIAAALFRDGMDIRIVAGLIAVLILANAFTLGGRTTLAISRDALADSAKTALPVGIACAIVGTIIGLMTQTGIGTTFGAWIIGLGQHSLFLALILTMILSILLGTGIPTIPTYIIVAALAAPALEKLGVPLIVSHMFAFYYGIMADLSPPVALAALAAAPIAKENPDKIGWEAMRVALAGYVIPFIAVYSPALMLQSGDPMANVIGFWPAVVYATFKATIAIGLFGMVAIGYLFGRLTVIERVLCFGAAVLLFGEFAYSDPLGYVLATAIVGRHWLAARKAETAPA is encoded by the coding sequence ATGACCACCACCGCCGAGACCGACCAGTTGGAAACCCTCTCCGGCGCCAAGCCGGGCGAGGTCGAGCATGCCGATCTCGACAATTTCGAGCATGGCTTCCCGCCCGGTTTCGGCCCCGGTGCCTGGGGCGTGTTCGCCTATGGGCTGGCGCTCGCCTTCGCCGGTTTCCAGATCGCGGTCTCCGCCTGGAACTTCCTGCCGAGCCAGGCGGCACGCGGCGTCCATGTCGGCTTCCTGCTGCTGCTGTCCTTCGGCCTCATCGCCAATTTCCGGGCGAAGGATACGCCCGGCCGCCTGCTCGGCTGGGCGCTCGGCATCCTCGGCTTCGGCATCGGCCTCTATCAGTGGATCTTCTACGCCGACCTGATCCTGCGCGACGGTGATCCCTCGACACTCGACCTCGTGGTCGGCACTTTGCTGATCGTGCTGATCTTCGAGGCGGCGCGCCGGTTGATGGGCAACGCCCTGCCGATCATGTGCGGCGTCTGCCTGCTCTACTGGTTCTTCGGCCAGTATCTGCCATCGCCCTTCAACCATCGCGGCTATGGCTTCGACCAGATCATCGGCCATCTCTCCTTCGGCACCGAGGGCTTCTACGGCACGCCGATCTACGTCTCCGCGACCTATATCTTCCTGTTCATCGTATTCGGCTCCTTCCTCGAGAAGGCCGGGATGATCCATCTCTTCAACGACGTCTCGCTCGGCATCTTCGGCGGCGCGCGCGGCGGGCCGGCCAAGGTCGCCGTGGTCTCGTCGGGCATGATGGGCATGATTTCCGGCTCCGGCGTCGCCAATGTCGTCACCGTCGGCCAGTTCACCATTCCGCTGATGATCAAGTTCGGCTACCGGCGCGCCTTCGCCGCCGGTGTCGAGGCCACGGCCTCGATGGGCGGCCAGATCATGCCACCGGTGATGGGTGCCGTCGCCTTCATCATGGCCGAGACGCTCGGTGTGCCCTATGCCGAGATCGTCAAGGCGGCCGCAATCCCCGCCGTGCTCTACTTCGCCTCGGCCTTCTGGATGGTGCATCTGGAGGCCGGCAAATACGGCCTGAGGGGCATCGAGCGCTCCATGCTGCCGAGCCCGCTGAAGGCCCTGCGCGAGCGCTGGTATCTGGCCCTGCCGCTCGCCGTGCTGGTCTTCATGCTGTTCCACGGCTTCACGCCCCTCTTCGCAGGCACGATGGGCCTGGCACTGACGGTCGGCCTCCTGCTGGGCGCCGGCATTACCGCCGGTTTCAGCACGCAGACCCTGCGGATCATCTTCTGGGTCGGGCTCGGGCTGATCGCCGCCGCGCTCTTCCGCGACGGCATGGATATCCGCATCGTCGCGGGGCTGATCGCAGTCCTGATCCTCGCCAATGCCTTCACGCTGGGTGGCCGCACGACGCTGGCGATCAGCCGCGACGCGCTGGCCGACAGCGCCAAGACGGCGCTGCCGGTCGGCATCGCCTGCGCCATCGTCGGCACCATCATCGGCCTGATGACGCAGACCGGCATCGGCACCACCTTCGGCGCCTGGATCATCGGGCTAGGCCAGCACAGCCTGTTCCTGGCCCTGATCCTGACGATGATCCTGTCGATCCTGCTCGGCACGGGCATTCCGACGATCCCGACCTACATCATCGTCGCCGCACTCGCAGCACCAGCGCTGGAAAAGCTCGGCGTGCCGCTGATCGTCAGCCACATGTTCGCCTTCTACTACGGCATCATGGCTGATCTTTCGCCGCCGGTGGCGCTGGCCGCCCTCGCCGCGGCCCCGATCGCCAAGGAAAACCCCGACAAGATCGGCTGGGAGGCGATGCGCGTCGCGCTGGCCGGCTACGTCATACCCTTCATCGCGGTCTATTCGCCGGCGCTGATGCTGCAGTCCGGCGATCCCATGGCCAATGTCATCGGCTTCTGGCCGGCCGTTGTCTACGCCACCTTCAAGGCGACAATCGCCATCGGCCTCTTCGGCATGGTCGCGATCGGCTATCTCTTCGGCCGCCTCACGGTGATCGAGCGCGTGCTCTGCTTCGGCGCGGCCGTGCTGCTCTTCGGCGAATTCGCCTACAGCGACCCGCTCGGCTACGTGCTGGCCACAGCGATCGTCGGGCGGCACTGGCTGGCCGCACGCAAGGCCGAGACCGCGCCCGCATGA
- a CDS encoding DUF1850 domain-containing protein: protein MSLCLAAGALVVVLGRGEITLGWRHSVQKTLWEEVWRETPAGLEIVEARIEGSGAGMDPPDGAKLVDGFWRWHPALPPLREVVMRRSGATADWRICAASGCRPMGDYLPADADPVTLKICD from the coding sequence ATGAGCCTGTGCCTCGCGGCCGGTGCGCTCGTGGTAGTGCTCGGCCGCGGCGAGATCACGCTGGGCTGGCGCCATTCGGTGCAGAAGACGCTGTGGGAAGAGGTCTGGCGCGAGACGCCCGCCGGCCTCGAAATCGTCGAGGCGCGGATCGAAGGCTCGGGCGCCGGGATGGACCCACCCGATGGGGCGAAGCTCGTCGACGGCTTCTGGCGCTGGCACCCGGCCTTGCCGCCGCTGAGGGAAGTCGTGATGCGCCGCTCGGGTGCGACGGCCGACTGGCGCATCTGCGCGGCGTCGGGCTGCCGCCCGATGGGCGACTACCTGCCGGCGGATGCCGATCCGGTCACGTTGAAGATCTGCGACTGA